In Indicator indicator isolate 239-I01 chromosome 7, UM_Iind_1.1, whole genome shotgun sequence, the sequence ccacctgcacgggcagcctgttccaatgcctcaccactctctcagtaaagaagtttttcctaatatccaatctaaacctcccctggcacaacttaaacccatttcctctcatcctattgctagttacttgggagaagagaccaacaccagcctcactccaccctcctttcaggtagttgtagagagtagtaagatctccccttagccttctcttctccagactaaacaaccccagctctctcagccactcctccaaTGCCATGCCCTCCTAagccctcaccagcctcattgctcttatctggacatgctccagggcCTCAATGGAGGAAGGGCTCTCAGATAATACTCTagctgcagcatctctggaAATCTCTTCTTAGACATGAACCCTGCAAAATTAGAGaagtaaaaagtaaaaaagcatTAAATCTTAGGTCTTGTTTATAAGTTAAAGTCAAGATTAGTACAGTCATAATGCTCAACTAACTGGCTAGGGCTGGGAGTCCTAACATTGCCTTCAGTGACAATGTAAAATTTTTCAATAGCTAGGGCTCTTTCCTCAGTGATTGGTAGGGTGACATCAGGAAACTATCACAGGTCACCAGTCATATTCCCAAACATATCAAACGTCCTAACGGTAGACTCCATTTCCATTGCAAAAGTGTGCTACTTATTGCCCAATCattaacactgaaaaaaattaatttggaatTAAACAGGCTGACAACTATTTTAACATATATTGAAAGTATGCAGAATGTATTGTCAGCAGGAAGTGAGAGACTTTAAAAGGTACTAACTGAAGGCACACATACCCTGAGTATATCCTGCATATACTCACTGCAGCTTCTTTAAGATGTGTAAACCATAGTACTACTTCTCTATAAATGTGGTGAAAATTAACTACAGCTGTCACACAGTACATAAACCAGGTGCAAATCTACATCAGATACCCAGGACACCAAACCAGAACTGCAGTTGCAATTGTGCCTATACAGAATACTCAACATTTTTACCACATGCATTGAAAATGCAACccaggaaaaaataaaccaaacacacaaTTGTTACATCCTGCTGACAaatggagttaaaaaaaataaactaactGCATCATTATTTTTGTCAGGTTTTTAATACAAAGAAGCATAAGTGAATCCCAAAGTCATGAAAGAGTGCCTGAAGCCAAGCTGGATTTTCCTACCTTGCACCACCTCTCCCCCACTTAAGAGTTTATATTGCTTTTGCTTAATGAGGTGTGCAAATGCAGTTAACGATGTCCACTGCACTTAGACAACAAAGGTTGCTCATTACAtgcttggtttttattttaagcaTTATTTATTAGCCAGAATTACAGCAGTCATTTGCAGGACCTAGAACTGGTGAGAATTACTTGAGCATTTGCAGGTAGCTATACAGGATGTAACTCAGGACTTAGACCTTCTACTTCACCCATGGTTTCTCAACACGCTCCACTACACTTTAAACTTACACCAAGAAGCCAGAGTGCACAGCACTTGAAGATTGCTATGACTTGGAGATTGCTATGATTACTATGCAAGAGGaaccaggcacagcagcagctacgAAAGCAAAAGCTATTGCAGAGGGCACACAGTGCAGTGCAAAGCTAGCCAAGGCACCCTGACTTTGCTGTCGCACCTGCCTGGCTCAGGAAGGACTTCAACCTCACAGAGTGTTTCCCCCAGTCACATTGGCCTGAGGCCATGGgctgaaaaaaagcaaaaaaccgtcacacacacacagatagcCTGCAGGTAGACAGTACCTGTGCAGTGGGTTTCAGGGGCTCTCTTTTTACTGGCCTGTTCAGTGTTCAAGTGTTGCAATTCTTTCCCCCTCAGCTTCTCTTGTACCTCTTCTGTTATCCCTCTCCCATGGTTTTTCTTGCTCCCTGTTACTAGCTTTTCTCCTTGCTATATCCATTCCAAGTaggaggaagcagagatgaCATTACTGTCACATTATTCCTTTTCTTCACCAGGTCTACCTGTAGCAGGTACGACCACCCCCCACCAGACGGAAGGTCCTGACACACCTTGCACAAAGGGCTGAGGCTTGCTAGGAGCTGATAAAGATCAGCTTGACATCCCCACAACATTAGCTGGCACCTCCAGGCCCAGAAGTCCTTTTGTCACTTGGTGAACTGGGCCCTCCAACTAATTAGAAAGTTAACCACAGCCAAACTCAGACAGGGTGTAAGTGGAGTCCTATTAAGGAGTGTTGTAGTGTAGAGTTCTCTCCACATGAAGCAGCCTGGCAGTCAGATCTTCTCCCCTTAGAATGGGACCTCATCTAAGGAGTCCTCACCTGGCTTTGGTGAGTGGTTTGTGAGGGTATCCTGGGTACCTGtggggagattttttttctctgagtgtATGCATATTTTGGTTCATCTCTCCCTAGACAGTTTAACTGGTTATGCAGCAGGATATTCCCAGCTGCCACCCAAATCTGTAATTTTATTgttgaaaggagagcagattaATTACAATAAATCCACAGTTTTTAGGAGGCTGTTGCTGttttgtgggtgcctctgcAATACTGCCTTGTTGAAAGCTCTACTACTAAACTATCCGCAGCATATTCAACCTACCAAACTGAAGCTGTGTAATGAAAGATGTTCCCACTACTGCCAGATTGCAAGTGACTCACCTAGAAACACTCACCTCTGGGGCTCTGTGAGCATGTCTCCAACTCCGATCAAAAACTATGAACTTGCACAACCAAGTCAGCATTTCTTTTCATGGTTTCAACAATCGTGTTTATTCCTTGGTTTAAAAGGTTTTGGTTCAACAGTTTTATAAAGAGATTTCACAAAATGTGCAATGTTTATAAACACAGCTCTTAGGTGCAGTGGTAGCAAGAATCTTTACTTTCGTCATAAAGTTTGCTTCAGTTATGAAATACAAGGTTGGTTTTgtcccccctcttctccctctccccaaaCTGGCACTTCATtgtaaattgaaaaaaaaatttaaaaccacAGAAAGTTAATCTAAACATGATGTTATAAGCACCTTGACACAGTATCACATTCAAATAATAaggcatttttttgttttgtagagTCTGTGCAACTGGCAGAACCTGTAAAAGATGACTAAAATGCCAGACTTCTCCTGTAAGGAAAAGGCCTTCATTTTTGCTTCAAAGTTACAACCCCttcacaccaccaccccccctttaaaaaaaagaaaaggtacagCTGATAATACAGCAGAATATATCCCTTGgaggatgaaaggaaattacAGTAGACAAAGGCTGAAAATACAGTGAATAGTATGCAAGTAAGAttgctctttaaaataaaaaagaagtaaaagaagaaaaaagtaactGAACAACAAGCAACAATGGAATTTCTCTAGTGAAAGAAGAATTTGGGGCTTCATAAATAAGTGGAAAATTACTAAAATACTTTGCTATATAATAGAAAAGAGCATAAAGTGTTTTTCAGTTGTCACCTAAGCTTTAGATGCAACTTTGTAGGAGTAAGCATTTGGAGGCAGCTTTGAGCTCTGATGGGCACAGGTATTCCAGCAGGGTAATGCTGccaacagcagaagaaatccACCCAGCAAGACACAAAAGCCACTAAAATAGAATGCAGTATCATACTCCTGCGTCCAGTCATAAAACCAACCTGAGGGTGAAAAGAAGAGGGAAGCACATCAGTGAGTTCAGCGTGACACAGGACTGTAAGCTAAACAGCATGAAATAATCACACAACCCCCCAAAGCCCCCAAACCTAAAATtacaaaatgttaggggctggaagggacctcctgagatcatggagtccaaaccccctgccaaagcaagatcacctagagcaggccgcacaggaacacatccaggcaggttttgaaagtctccagagaagactctataacctctctgtgcagcctgttttgatgctccgtcaccctcaccataaagaagtgtcaccttgtgttgaggtggaacctccagtGTTCTACCTTGTACCCATTGTCCTTGTCTGTCACTGTGCACCCCCTAAAAGAGAGtgacaccttcatcttgacacccatccctcagacatttatagacattgataagatcccctctcagcaaGAGCCTCaggtctcagtctttcctcagaagagagatgttcaagtcctgaaatcatcctcatagctctctgttgaagTCTCCCCAGTAGATCCCTATCTCTCTttaactggagagcccaaaactggacacagtattgcaggtgtggtctcatcagggtcAAAGGCAGTTTGACCAGTTAAGACATGAAACGTGCTTTTCATCAAAGACAAAAGCAGAACACACTCAGCTTGGCAAGCTCAAGCAAAACAGGCTTTAATTCCTGTTGAAGATTTTGATCTTGTTTTTCCATTGTTGTTAGGAACAACTAGAACTATCTGTGTACAAATTAATTCTGGTCCTGACAAGTTCACATTGATTTTAAAGCCTCTACCTTGATCTTACCTACAATTGGTGGTCCAAAGCTATTTCCAAGTCCAGCAAAGAACATCAGTATCCCATATGCATGAGTCAGTTTCTCGATTCCCACAGTCTTTGTTGTGACATATGGAAAGATCGACCAGTTCCCAGTCAGAAACCCCAAAACTGCAGAAAGCATCGCTAGCGTCACGTAACTTTTGGCAAATGGAATTGCAAACAAGGCCATTCCTGTCATTAGTAAGGTAGTTACATATAGGTATAAAGTGTTCACCCACTTAAAATCTGCCAATATTCCTAAAGTAAGTTTCCCAACAGTAGTCATAATGCCTATAATGGAAATAAGAGGCATATGATAATCATCTTCATTTATGTTTGCACTTCTTGCTACATCTTCCAtgagcagagaaggaggaaatcCACCAATATCAAAGAGCAAGATAGCAACAAAGAGAGCTGAAAAGACTTTGTTCTTAAAAAGAACCGCAGTTTCCTCCCAGTAGTTCAAATAGAGCTGCCACTTCCTTTTGGCAAGTTGCTTGCAGAAGTTTTTCTGttctacaactttttttttgtaagtgtCTTTCTCATTTACATTTATTGAGCTTAATACATTCTTATTTAAAATGCTATCCTGTTTGCAATCAGGCACGTTGTTTGCACATTTTTCATCAAGGTAGCCCTTTTCAAGGATGCttatattttcttctgcatttttttctttttcatggtaAACCAAATACTGATCTGGGACTTTGTCTACACACGATTTTTCTGGTGGAGAGGAATCAGATGACTCCAATGGTCTCATTAGGCTGCCACATGCTAATATATTTAGAGACAGTGCCCCAACTATTAGTAGACAACCATCCAGTCCATATAGCTCAATAAGCTCTCTTTGCAATGCTGCATATATAAAAAGTCCAACACTTGAACCTGTAAAAGTAAAATAAGATCAGTTTACACTAAAGAACTGAAAACATTCTGTAACACTAACAAACTTTTACATTTCAGCAACTACAAATATACTGCCACAGGAACAGTAAGTCATTTGTGATCCCTCTCCCCAGTTTAATGAACTGCTAAGTTATCATCCCTCTTGAAGGTACAGTTTCTTTATTGAGTATCCACAAAATAAAAAGCCTTTCGAAATATCTGTACCATTTATGATGATTAACACCAGCAGATACTTTAGAAACAAGTAGTGTCAGTACTATAGCTGATGAAAAACATCActgtcacacacacacctaaaatggtacctgaagggatgcACATGAGTTAGCACAGTTAGAATTTCACACAACATTTTTCCCACTGTCCTCCTCGCTGCCACCTTTTTCCTTCCAAggcagttcttcctccttctcttctaaGGAACAGACTAAGGGTTCACCTAGAAACATCCCTTGACTgcttaatgttttaaaaaaggGGCCTCACATGGTGTGACTTTACTCCAAAGGCATttctgaagctctgcagagccagacATGCGTTTGAGAAAATTTGCTAgtcagaagaaaagactgaaaagtAAACAATTACTATGACCACAAGCATTTTATGTAATCCCAccaatttaaagaaaaagctcTTGGTTGAAGTGAGCATAGATCCACTGCAATCAATAGATGTCCCACTCACAAATACAGAgcaatgtttttttaattaattttaaagacaaaccttaaatgaaaattatttgctgAAGACTCTCTCTAGGTTATATCAAAGCCATTTATATGCTTCAGTGCtcatcacaggaaaaaataattataaagcTCAGACTTATTTTGTTTCTTGGGGTCTAAAATTAACCAAGACTCAGTAAAAACAGGCCTTAAGGCAAACCACCTGGAATCCCAACAAAAGCCACTGAAAATGACTGCAAGGAATGTTTCTGTAGAAGCTTCCCTTTACTCCACTGGTGTGGGTCTGGCACTAGCATCTCACAACAATGACTGTATTGACCTGGCCTCTCGTCACTAACAGCTACTCAAGGAAACAGATCAGAGGAGAGACTCCATACATCACAAAAAGCAAGGCAAGAAACAGCCTTCTTTAGCAATTCCTACTTGGTACATTAATTCAGCAACTCTTATTGATATAAAGGACAATGTCACACAACCTAAAGACTCTGGGAGAAGATGAGAAAGAGACTGCTCAGCATCCTTCAAAGAATTTTACTTGTATTATCAGAGGTTTCCTTTTCTAGGATGCCTTAAACATGCATGGACAAAAAGCTGTGATGAACTTTTGGAGGATTTCAGAATTTAGTCTTCTTTTAgattgggaaggaaaaaaaaacattaaaactgTAAACCCAAACTTCAACTACTGCTTTAAAGGTACAGCTAATGTGAAGTTGTGGTAATCCTGCATTTATATCCTGCATCTTAAATTCTGTTCTCACCTCTGATCTTGCGTTAAGtaagaagagggagaagagagcactatgaaaatttttctctcttattaCCCATGGCATGCAGCTCAGGCAGCTCATGAATCTTCTTtctggaacaggtagcccagggaggtcatgaatgctccctccctgaaggtattcaaggctaggttggatgaggccttaacaACCTGGCTTAGTGGAAGGTGACCCtatccatggcaggagggttagaaCTAGATTGTCTTCAAGAACTAGATtatcaaggtcccttccaacctaaaccattctatgaatctacaaatGTCCCTTTCTCATCTCTATGAATAATCTGTACCATACACCTGCAAGTGTAGTTGCTATTTCACATGAAGCTTGATTTAAACTTTTCATTGCTAGTGATGTTTTTACTTAAGAAGCACTTCAAGAAGTAACTGagcaaaataatttctcagGTTTATTGCCAGGATAAAGACAATCAGATTAGATTATCAGATTAGAAAAGTTAGAGAGAATGACAAAGTCCTACCTGTTGAGATGAGACCAAGGGCAAGGCCTCTGCGTTTGTCAAAATACTGGCAAGTGATGGTAACTGTTGCCGTATACAAAAGGCCACATCCAAGcccttgagaaaaaaaacagacagaagTAAAGCATGCAGCATCCTCTGGGAAACGAATGCCTTGTTTTATTCCCCAGATAACACAGTAGTGTACACTAGGCACAGAGGTACCTAGCTCCTAGCTTAGCACCAGCCACATCCttgggctgcctgtgctgtcCCCCTTTCCCATGACCATCCCTGGCTGCACaacctgtgtggagcaggctggggttTGCGGAGTTCACCATCTCAAGCTCCATGCTACATGGAAGGAATTAACATGGCTTTCAGTCCAGGGGCTGGCCCCAGAAAGCAACAGAACTGCATCCTCATGGCACTGTGCccaagccagcactgctgggtccCTGCTGGCCAGTGAGGTATTCAGACTCCTGACACAGTTAATTTGATAAACCACCCACAAcagccctctgcagcacagaggggcAGATCGCAACCTGCAAGGAGAAGAGCACTCTCATGCTTCCAGCACAGCATTTTAGGCTTTCCAGTGGTCTCTAATCTATCAGATTACAATGAGTACATAATGAAGTTGCAGAAGAGATGTTATTCCTTTAGAAGTGGCACTTCACACCTGCAGAGACCTGCTTGATTCCACCCCTCAGGTAAAACCTCAGCTTCTCTGTCTCTAACAATTGTGTCAACAGAGGACAAACTGTTTTCAAAGCCTGAGGAACAGATGCATTGCTTTTATCTTTCACTACATGGTAACAGCTTGCTTGAGTGATATCCCTCCTTGCCTCAAACTACAATGTTCCTTGATATATCAAATCCCAGACTACCATTGCCTCAGTGAATCAGTTTCCCATTTCAGATTCATAAGCAAAGACTCAAAACAACAAATATTAAATCTCTATACAAAAGGAACTTACTGTTCCAATGAGCTCTTTTTGATgaggaattaattaattacatgTACCACAGGTGCCAATAGGTACGTCTTCATTTAGTATAAAGGCAGACGGGGTTGCGCCAGAGCGCCGCAAAGTACGGAAACCGAAAGCAAGGCACAACCCCGTGAAGTACCCAGTAAACCCGAGAGCAGAGCCCAATCCCAAGCAAAGAGCAGCTAACTTACCCTAAGCACCCTATAAGAAACACGGCGGTACCGAAGATCGCGAAATGGCGGAGCTGGCCTTCTCCCATCCAGGCAGGCGTCCCCACGAGCCCAAGTCTGGTCTTGTTGGATCAGAGAAGCGGCAGCAGCCCAGTAGCGATCTTCACGCTTTTTAAGGGTCCCGCGTCCTGTGCCGTCGTGCCCGGACAGGCACAGGAGGCTGGGTCTCGGAGCCAAAGCCCCACCCATATTTCGCAATCGTGTTATGTAACTTCTCACCCTACTGCTCATGCGTGCAGCCCGCTCAGGGGGTCGCACGCCACCTGCCCAGCTATGGCCTTCCTcgtcttcatcttcctcaggtCCATTAGTGGTCAAACGAGAGCTTGAAGGTCGTTTTTGGTCAGCTCAGGATGTCAACACATTCAATACATTCCCGTCCCCTGCTCAGTCCCATAAACAAAGGGGCCTACAGACACTTGTTATTAACTCTCCCCTGCTACACTTACCAACAACAATTCCATATGAAATATAAAGAAAGTATATGTTAGGTGCAAAACTGCTCATCATGAGGCCCCCAGCCACCATAAAGCCACTGAAGATTGCTACTGGTCTTGCTCCAAAAGATGATACACATATACTGCAGACAGGAcctaaaggaaaagaaggaaaaacgtTCCTAATAAATACCAGCACCATGAAGAACTCCTAAGAAATATCAGTCTATGGAAATATTTCTTACAACATATTCTTATTTAAATACATGGTGATAGTAAACAAAAATTCAGAATATTAATTTTTACAGGATTCTTTAAAAGATTTGGTTATAATAACAATCATGGTAAGAATGCCCCCTGGTGCATACAGAGAGGCAATATCCAGATAAAGACAAACATTACTCTTCCCTAATTTTCTAGTGAATTAAACACCTGCTAGTCAGTATTTTACCAAATAACTCTTTCCTAGCTATCTTGGTTTCTACTGTTAAACTACATAAAACAAAAGGCATTCACTGATAGTGTCCAGAGCAATGTTCATGAAGGTTGGGAAAGGTTTCTCCATCTGGACACCTGATCTAGGTGTACTTGTGTTAGCAGGGgggattggattagatgatcttctaACCccataccattctatgattctctttatCCCCCAGTATTTCTTGGTTGGTTAGCTCTTCAAAACAAGAATAAAGTGCAGGCAACATTTGTACTGTGCCTCTCTACTTGGCCAGTTCTGCTCTCACAAAGTTGTAGAATGTTTATTTTCAGCTGTGTGACCTAGAATACACCTTTTAGTCTGAAGTTGCATGCAagctctgtgccctgcacaAAAAAGCAATCAGCAAGGGACTTGGGCTTGCAAAAGACAGTATCTCACCTGAAAGATCCCCAAGCCCCAAGATCCTAAACTCAGCAATTCTGAGATTAGAAGCTAGATACACAGATGAATGacatgatttaaaaaacaacaaaagaaacaacccTCACCACCTTTTTATCTCATTTGCAGCAATACAAACATCCTCCATGGTCAACACAATCTGCAAAACCAGTAACTCCACAGTCTGCCATCTGTTAAGGTTGGTCCTTCATGACACACATAACAGAGTGCCAGCAGATGGGAGGTTAGCCCAGAAAGGTGATACAAGGTGAACAGCATTTGGAGCTGAGGACAGTGCTTGCCTAGGTTTGCAGACAGGAGCTAGCAGCTGGGAATGTAGGCAAGGTTTTTGTGTGGTTACTGGACTCGGGACAAGCAGttctggcaggcaggggcacAGATTTGTTAGTAGGTGAAATGATCCTGAAAGGCCAAGCAGGTCAGAACTTTTCCCCTACGTAAGAGCTATCTGTCTAGGGAAGGTAAAAGGAAGCAAGTCTGAATTGAGGCTTACCCAGGCAAAGAGGCAGAGTTAaagaagaatcaagaaaaaGCTTCTGGGAAGTAGGGTTCATTTGTATTTTGGAAACGATGAAAAAGGAAGACACAAGTGCTTGCTGATTCTCAGGAGTCAGCACGCTGTGGGAATGAAAGCTGGCCAGAAGAACTTGGGCAGAGTAACTTGTCGAGAACAAAAGCTGAGAGTGTTAGATTGTTGCTGATTCTTAGAATTAATTACTAGAGCTGGCAAATTAAGATTGGTATGCTTCCTAAAACCacaggatttaaaaataaacaaaggatTGAATCTGTATTATATAAAAAATTCTTCTACACTAAAAGAACACGAGGTAGTGGTAACATAATTCAATTAAGCAGAGGAATTTGCACATTTTCTATTCTTTATTTTTGACCCACTACCTTGCTAAAATAAACAGTGTTTCCCTTACACCTGCTCTCTCaacacagctgctttcagaagGTCTCTGTCCACCGCTGGGTGGTGGTACTGGTACAGACTGCATTGATCACTACTAGGGTATCAGAGATCAATCTGGACCTTCTGACCCCAAGCCAGAACaagagagtcacagagctgAAAAAAGTCTTCATAATCTGACAAAGACACTCTGCTCTGGAACACCATCAAAAGCGTCTCTTGACAGGGTCCAAGGGGATGGTCTTGAAGATTCTCCCaattacaaaaaagaaaaaaaatcccaaaggagAACAGAATGTACAAAGAGATCTTTTTGCTCTGACATGGAAAACAACCTGCCCAGAACTGAGAACCTGCTCCAATAAGATCAGAATTAATGTGTCATCCCACACAGCAAGAGATCTGGCAGCTCAGCAATGGCCCTGTTCATAAGAAGGAGAACCACTGTAAGTATTAAAATACTTATTATACGTCTCCTGAATGAGCAGAAAAACATCTCCATCTTCCCCATCACACTAGGGCCTACTTTCATACTCCCTTGATTGTGCAACTAGAAAACAAAAGTCTCAGAGGAAAACCTCTATGACAGCCAGCACCTTTGTTCttttccctgcctcctctcattacttttctttctctgcttcccaaagagctggcacttttttccccaccaggCACAGTACCTTTGGTTATTACCATGGTATCTGTGCACAGGAGTTCACTGTACACAAACATGTTATTCTCTCCGAGTAATTCAAGCACAATGGGTTGAAGGCAGTTAATTCTAGTCCAACTTTCCCAGAGTGGGACTGAAACTTGTTCAGTGAACTCCTGCCCTGTGGATCTTGTTCAACGTGGACATTCTGAAGAATGTAGGAATCTACATACAACCACAGAGGAAACAGTTCTTCAGGCAGCATAAGGGTTTTCAGAAAAATCCTTCCACTGCTAATGTATTTCTCACCATAACATGAACATCTTAAAAGCAAAATCCCAGTGGTAATCTTCAATAGTAAGTATGGAAAATGTCTTTTAAGCCAGCATTTCATTCAATTTACCAAGCAACTCCAGGGATTAGCATTGGTGTAAGAATAGTATTTGAAGACATTGATAAATATTTGCCTCTTATACAAATAAAACCCTTGGGGcgtttttccttttaaaactaGACCAGATTCTATCAAAAGAAGACACCAGCCCAGTCTATAAGAATGGCAGTAACCCTGGGAAAAGAGGTCTAGAAGCCAGCACATGGACAACCACGGCTCATCAGAGAGTAAGACAATTATCAAGTTCTGCAGAGGAGCAGTCAAGAAGATCCCTAGACAAaaggggaagaagcagcagaaagacaATGGGCTCTCGTGGTAGATCTTCATGCAGAGAGACCAAGGACGAATAATTCCTAGGAGGAATCATTTATACATAGATATTTTCATTGCCTTTACTCTTAGTGAGACCCAGAGGTGATAGTGCTTCCTGAGATGTCAGAACAAGCCATATGCAGCTCACACTGGAACTTTGGAATTACTGTGACCTTTTGACCTACAAAAGTTGTTTTATTCAACAGAGAGCAAGAGCCAACACTCTATTCCTTCTTCTCATCTattttgacttcagcaaggcttttgataccAGCTCCCAAAACAACCTTCTAGGCAAACTCAAGAAAGTGGGTTAGATGATTGGACTGTGAGGTGGGTTGGTAATTGGCTCAACAACAGCTCAGAGTTGGAAACAGCAGtgcagagtccagttggaaaccagtggccagtggtgttccccccaggatcagtcctgggtccagttttgttaagtatcttcatcagtgacctggatgaggggactgagtgcaccttcagcaagttgCTGATGACACGAAACTGGGAGAGGTGTCTGACACCCCATCAAGCTGTGTTGCCATTCAATGAGACCTGGATAGGCTgtagagctgggtgaaggcaaacaTCACGAAGTTCAATAACAACAAGTACAGAGTCCTGCCTCTGGGGAGgagtaacagcagg encodes:
- the SLC16A9 gene encoding monocarboxylate transporter 9, whose protein sequence is MVFRKPPDGGWGWVIVVVSFFTQFLCYGSPLAVGVLYLEWLDAFGEGKGKTAWVGSLANGIGLLASPVCSICVSSFGARPVAIFSGFMVAGGLMMSSFAPNIYFLYISYGIVVGLGCGLLYTATVTITCQYFDKRRGLALGLISTGSSVGLFIYAALQRELIELYGLDGCLLIVGALSLNILACGSLMRPLESSDSSPPEKSCVDKVPDQYLVYHEKEKNAEENISILEKGYLDEKCANNVPDCKQDSILNKNVLSSINVNEKDTYKKKVVEQKNFCKQLAKRKWQLYLNYWEETAVLFKNKVFSALFVAILLFDIGGFPPSLLMEDVARSANINEDDYHMPLISIIGIMTTVGKLTLGILADFKWVNTLYLYVTTLLMTGMALFAIPFAKSYVTLAMLSAVLGFLTGNWSIFPYVTTKTVGIEKLTHAYGILMFFAGLGNSFGPPIVGWFYDWTQEYDTAFYFSGFCVLLGGFLLLLAALPCWNTCAHQSSKLPPNAYSYKVASKA